In the Purpureocillium takamizusanense chromosome 5, complete sequence genome, one interval contains:
- the MET15_1 gene encoding Adenosylmethionine cyclotransferase (COG:E~EggNog:ENOG503NVTU) translates to MSDLSKNFETLQLHAGAQPDPTTKSRAVPIYATTSYTFNDSAHGARLFGLKEFGNIYSRIMNPTVDVFEKRIAALEGGVAALAAASGQGAQFIAINTLAHAGDNIVSTSNLYGGTYNQFKVFLPRLGIQTKFVDGDKPEDIAAAIDEKTKAVYVESIGNPRYNVPDLEAIAKVAHDAGVPLVVDNTFGAGGYFIRPIDHGADIVVHSATKWIGGHGTTIGGVIVDSGKFDWGKHAKRFPQFVEPSEGYHGLKFWDTFGAISFIIRARVEILRDLGAALNPFAAQQLLLGIETLSLRAERHATNALALAKYLEKSPYVSWVSYPGLESHPYHEAAKKYLKKGSGGVLSFGVKGGADAGSQVVDGFKLISNLANVGDAKTLAIHPWTTTHEQLSDEEKASSGVTQDLIRISVGIEHIDDIIADFEQSFKAASSATTSGNGSKPAEVTSKDHAEAPVAP, encoded by the exons ATGTCTGACCTGAGCAAGAACTTTGAGACGCTGCAGCTCCACGCGGG CGCGCAGCCTGATCCCACGACCAAGTCTCGTGCTGTGCCCATCTACGCGACTACG AGCTACACCTTCAATGACTCGGCCCACGGGGCGAGGCTCTTTGGCCTCAAGGAGTTTGGCAACATCTACAGCCGCATCATGAAC CccaccgtcgacgtcttTGAGAAGCgcatcgcggcgctcgagggcggcgtcgccgctctcgccgccgcgtctggCCAGGGTGCCCAGTTCATCGCCATAAACACGCTCGCCCATGCCGGTGACAACATCGTCTCCACATCTAACCTCTACGGCGGCACCTACAACCAGTTTAAGGTCTTCCTCCCGCGCCTAGGCATCCAGACCAagttcgtcgacggcgacaagcccgaggacatcgccgctgccatcgacGAAAAGACCAAGGCCGTCTACGTCGAGAGCATTGGCAACCCGCGCTACAACGTccccgacctcgaggccatcgcaaaggtcgcccacgatgccggcgtgcccctcgtcgtcgacaacacctttggcgccggcggctacTTCATCCGCCCCatcgaccacggcgccgatATCGTCGTCCACTCGGCCACCAAGTGGatcggcggccacggcaccaccattggcggcgtcatcgtcgactcGGGCAAGTTCGACTGGGGAAAGCACGCCAAGCGCTTCCCCCAGTTCGTCGAGCCCTCCGAGGGCTACCACGGCCTCAAGTTCTGGGACACCTTTGGCGCCATCTCCTTCATCatccgcgcccgcgtcgagaTCCTGCGCgacctgggcgccgccctcaaccccttcgccgcccagcagctgctcctcggcatcgagaCGCTcagcctgcgcgccgagcgccacGCCAccaacgccctcgccctcgcaaAGTACCTCGAGAAGAGCCCCTACGTGAGCTGGGTCTCATACCCGGGCCTTGAGAGCCATCCCTACCATGAGGCCGCCAAGAAGTACCTCAAGAAGGGTTCCGGCGGCGTCCTGAGCTTCGgcgtcaagggcggcgccgatgcgggCAGCCAGGTTGTTGACGGCTTCAAGCTCATCTCCAACCTGGCCAACGTTGGCGATGCCAAGACGCTCGCCATTCA CCCTTGGACAACGACGCACGAGCAGCTCTCGGACGAGGAAAAGGCCAGCTCCGGCGTCACGCAGGACCTGATCCGCATCTCGGTCGGCATTGAGcacatcgacgacatcatcgccgactTCGAGCAGTCCTTcaaggcggcgtcgtcggcaaccACCTCTGGCAACGGATCCAAGCCTGCCGAGGTGACGTCCAAGGACCATGCCGAGGCGCCCGTGGCCCCCTAG
- a CDS encoding uncharacterized protein (EggNog:ENOG503P4J1~TransMembrane:4 (o6-31i43-67o95-120i127-148o)~COG:S), with translation MGRATTAFLRVFQACLAAAGLALTGFVINWFLKDTQRGAPGALVFLAFASGFSLVSVLGLGLLAAAAPSSRTWRWLPRQVGSPYVALAVESTNTVLYFAGFFACAIFLGRLTFCAGSVCLASRAESVVAAAAFCAWIASTVLTAKGIFVNRGLTAVATAAPDPKSATSAREV, from the exons ATGGGTCGCGCCACGACCGCCTTTCTCCGAGTCTTCCAAGCctgcctggccgcggccgggctAGCCCTCACAGGCTTTG TCATCAACTGGTTCCTGAAAGACacccagcgcggcgcgcccgggGCGCTCGTCTTTCTTGCCTTCGCGTCGGGCTTCTCGCTGGTGTCGGTGCTGGGCCTGGGGctcttggccgcggcggcgccctcgtcacgGACGTGGCGGTGGTTGCCCCGGCAGGTCGGGAGCCCGTACGTGGCGCTCGCTGTTGAGAGCACCAACACGGTGCTGTACTTTGCGGGCTTTTTCGCGTGcgccatcttcctcggcaGGCTGACTTTCTGCGCTGGTTCTGTGTGCCTGGCGAGCCGGGCCGagtcggtggtggcggcggcggccttttgCGCGTGGATCGCGTCGACGGTCctgacggccaagggcatcTTTGTGAATCGGGGCCTGACCGCTGTTGCTACAGCGGCGCCAGATCCCAAGTCGGCAacgtcggcgcgggaggTGTGA
- a CDS encoding uncharacterized protein (TransMembrane:1 (n6-17c22/23o183-201i)~EggNog:ENOG503P3QI~SECRETED:SignalP(1-22~SECRETED:cutsite=AAA-AT~SECRETED:prob=0.2763)~COG:S), whose product MQLPSTLLALLPALAATAAAAAATTTTTTITLILPASPNPFSLPPSTHATLSSLGAHHAAPLSTVNTFVFRNVSAGSYLVDVHCPTEAFRPLRLDVGPAAANAAEKREKNNNGEAEAEGEQQRLVVQAWETFRGNDWGNKGEVMALTEGGATGAGVHVRWMGKKNYFMERPKFSILSILKNPMILMGLVSMLIFIGMPYLMDNMDPEMKAEFEAQQRKGGLAALLGGGGDSGSGGGDGAQQQQPQNPLGDFDMAAFLAGSKKKDSGSAGEGASKSQGVRR is encoded by the exons ATGCAACTCCCCTCCACCCTGCTGGCCCTCCTGccagcgctcgccgccaccgccgccgcggccgccgcgacgacgacgacgacgaccatcACGCTCATCCTGCCCGCGAGCCCCAACCCcttctcgctgccgcccagcacACACGCCACCCTCTCCTCGCTGGGCGCGcaccacgccgcgccgctgtcCACCGTCAACACCTTTGTCTTCCGCAACGTCAGCGCGGGGTCGTACCTGGTGGACGTGCACTGCCCGACGGAGGCGTTTCGGCCGCTGCGTCTCGACGTTgggcccgccgctgccaacgccgccgagaagcggGAGAAGAACAACAacggggaggcggaggcggagggcgagcagcagaGGTTGGTCGTGCAGGCGTGGGAGACGTTTCGCGGCAACGATTGGGGTAACAAGGGCGAGGTGATGGCCCTGACGGAGGGCGGTGCTACTGGTGCTGGCGTGCATGTCCGCTGGATGGGCAAGAAGAATTACTTTATGGAGAGGCCCAAGT TCTCCATCCTCAGCATCCTCAAGAACCCCATGATCCTCATGGGTCTGGTCAGCATGctcatcttcatcggcaTGCCGTACCTCATGGACAACA TGGACCCCGAGATGAAGGCCGAGTtcgaggcccagcagcgcaagggcggcctggccgctcttctgggcggcggcggcgattccGGCtccggaggcggcgatggcgcgcagcagcagcagccccagaACCCGCTCGGCGACTTCGACATGGCGGCCTTCCTGGCTGgctccaagaagaaggactCTGGCagtgccggcgagggcgcctcCAAGAGCCAAGGTGTCAGGAGATGA
- the MET15_1 gene encoding Adenosylmethionine cyclotransferase (COG:E~EggNog:ENOG503NVTU), with protein sequence MNPTVDVFEKRIAALEGGVAALAAASGQGAQFIAINTLAHAGDNIVSTSNLYGGTYNQFKVFLPRLGIQTKFVDGDKPEDIAAAIDEKTKAVYVESIGNPRYNVPDLEAIAKVAHDAGVPLVVDNTFGAGGYFIRPIDHGADIVVHSATKWIGGHGTTIGGVIVDSGKFDWGKHAKRFPQFVEPSEGYHGLKFWDTFGAISFIIRARVEILRDLGAALNPFAAQQLLLGIETLSLRAERHATNALALAKYLEKSPYVSWVSYPGLESHPYHEAAKKYLKKGSGGVLSFGVKGGADAGSQVVDGFKLISNLANVGDAKTLAIHPWTTTHEQLSDEEKASSGVTQDLIRISVGIEHIDDIIADFEQSFKAASSATTSGNGSKPAEVTSKDHAEAPVAP encoded by the exons ATGAAC CccaccgtcgacgtcttTGAGAAGCgcatcgcggcgctcgagggcggcgtcgccgctctcgccgccgcgtctggCCAGGGTGCCCAGTTCATCGCCATAAACACGCTCGCCCATGCCGGTGACAACATCGTCTCCACATCTAACCTCTACGGCGGCACCTACAACCAGTTTAAGGTCTTCCTCCCGCGCCTAGGCATCCAGACCAagttcgtcgacggcgacaagcccgaggacatcgccgctgccatcgacGAAAAGACCAAGGCCGTCTACGTCGAGAGCATTGGCAACCCGCGCTACAACGTccccgacctcgaggccatcgcaaaggtcgcccacgatgccggcgtgcccctcgtcgtcgacaacacctttggcgccggcggctacTTCATCCGCCCCatcgaccacggcgccgatATCGTCGTCCACTCGGCCACCAAGTGGatcggcggccacggcaccaccattggcggcgtcatcgtcgactcGGGCAAGTTCGACTGGGGAAAGCACGCCAAGCGCTTCCCCCAGTTCGTCGAGCCCTCCGAGGGCTACCACGGCCTCAAGTTCTGGGACACCTTTGGCGCCATCTCCTTCATCatccgcgcccgcgtcgagaTCCTGCGCgacctgggcgccgccctcaaccccttcgccgcccagcagctgctcctcggcatcgagaCGCTcagcctgcgcgccgagcgccacGCCAccaacgccctcgccctcgcaaAGTACCTCGAGAAGAGCCCCTACGTGAGCTGGGTCTCATACCCGGGCCTTGAGAGCCATCCCTACCATGAGGCCGCCAAGAAGTACCTCAAGAAGGGTTCCGGCGGCGTCCTGAGCTTCGgcgtcaagggcggcgccgatgcgggCAGCCAGGTTGTTGACGGCTTCAAGCTCATCTCCAACCTGGCCAACGTTGGCGATGCCAAGACGCTCGCCATTCA CCCTTGGACAACGACGCACGAGCAGCTCTCGGACGAGGAAAAGGCCAGCTCCGGCGTCACGCAGGACCTGATCCGCATCTCGGTCGGCATTGAGcacatcgacgacatcatcgccgactTCGAGCAGTCCTTcaaggcggcgtcgtcggcaaccACCTCTGGCAACGGATCCAAGCCTGCCGAGGTGACGTCCAAGGACCATGCCGAGGCGCCCGTGGCCCCCTAG